The DNA window CTCCACCACCCACCAGGGCACATCACTGCCGCGCCCGCCCCGTCACACCAGCGCTCGCCACCATCGTGGCCGTGCTCACCCCATCACTGAGCGCCGACCGCGCTACAGCGCCGCCAGCTCGCTGGTTCCGTGCTCGGTGCGGCGGATCTGCCAGACGGCGGTGCGGGTGCGTTGCGAGCGACCGTTGGCGCGGTCGATCAGGGCGCGGTTGTTGGTGGTGAAGATCAGTTGGGCGCCATGGGAATTGGTTTCCGGATTCTGGAAGAGCTGGATCAAGCGGTCGGTCTCCTCGACCGGGAGGTGGGTGCCGATATCGTCGATCGCGAGTACCCGGCCGGAGTCGAGGGCGTCCAGCATGGTCGGCAGCAGGCGCAGCATCGACAGGGTCGCGGTGGATTCGTCGGCGATATCGAAGGCGGAGTCGATGCCGCTGTGCACCAGCCCGAGGCCGACGCCGCGGCGATCGACCATTCGGGTGTAGAGGGCATCGCGGGCGGCCTGCAAATTGCTCAACTCGCGCTCGAGCATGACCTCGGTGATGCCGTTGTCCCGCAGCAACTGGTCAGCGTGCCCCGGCGTGGTGGCGCACAGCTCCACCTGTTTGGCCGTCCCCGCGATATCGGCGTCGAGTTCGCGCAGATAGTCCGCGTACATCGGATCGGGTTCGGCGATCAGCAGATCGGTGATGCCGAGTTCGGCCGTGCGCAGCAGCATGAGCAGCCGCACCGCGTGATCCGGGGACGCGGACAGGTGACTGCCGAGCCGATGCGCGACCGCCGTCGCATCGGCCGCGCCGTGCTGCACCTCGAGCATCGAGGAGAACCACCGATACGCGGGTACCAGCGCCTCGGCGTACATCTGCCCGGCGAGGCTGAGCAGCAACGCATTCGGGCGCACCAGCGGCAGCAACGCCGCAATGCCGTAGCGCGCGGCCTCGAACATCGGGCCGATCTTGATCTGCTCGCCGTTGCGCTCGAACACGATTCGCTTGCGCGAGCGCGGATGCGTGTAGAGCCACTCCGCGGTCACATCCGCGTTGTCCAACCGGAACCCGTAGGTATACGGAACGCCCTCCGCGACGAAGCTCGCCATGAATTCCGAAGGGCGATCCGGGAATCCGCGATGCGGCGCGCGCACCGGACCCGCGTACGGATCCCAGCCGGTCACCGAATTCAGCACCGCGTCGCGCATCTGGTCCAGCGCATCGATCAGGCTCGTCTTGCCCGCGCCACTCGCCCCGTGCACCGCCGTCACCGGCACCGCCACCGGTCCACTCCCCCGGCTCAATCGCAAGTCCTGCCGTTCGGCCAGCGATCTGTGATTCGTCACCTGAAAACTGCGCAGCATCCCGCCATCCTGTCGGTTCCCCGATCCGGCCGCGACACCGACACGCGCATCGGGAGCCGGGACAGACCCCGCCCACGGGGCTTCGGCCGGACAAATGCGCACGTCACGCGTTATCATGCTGGCGCACCGGCTACCCGCTGGCATGCGCTGAACATGTTTTTCGATGAGGATGGTTTAACGATGGAACTGACGGTTCGTCGTCTTGTGGCCCGCAGCTCCGTCGCGGCCGCTCTCGCTCTCGGCCCGCTGGTCGTCCTGGGCCCGCCGCAGGCCGCCGCCGAAGCGCCCTGCCCGGACGGCACGGCCCGGATCTTCTTCCACGATGAGACCAACACTTGTCAGGGTGGTGGCAGCTACAGCTTCACCGGCGCCCCCGCGCTCGTGAAGGTGTGCTCGGTGGGCCGGGTCGAGGTCATCGTCGACACCACCATCAAGACGGGCAAGACCAAGACCAAGACCAACCACCTCGATCTGAGCAACGGTCAGTGCGGCCGCATCACGATCAGCGGTCAGCTCGACTCGACCGTGACCATCACGCCCTCCTGATACCGGGTCCGAACAGTAACGCGCTATCGCCGAACTCGTGCCAGAGATAGCCGGTGTCGAGGGCGGTTGCGTAGGCCTCGTGCACGGTGGCTTCGCCCGCGACCGCGACGAGTAGATCCAGGTGTGATGCGCCGGGAGCGTGCCAGCCGGTGATGATGGCGTCGACCACTCGGGCCGGACGGTGCGGGCCGAGAACCAGTTCGGTCCAGCCACGCGCCGGGTGCACGATTCCAGCGTGATCGGCGGTGGTCTCCAGCGCTCTGGTGACCGTGGTGCCGACCGCGATGATCCGGCCGCCCGCCACCCTGGTGTCGTTCACCAGACGCGCCGTCGACGCCGGTATCGCGAAACGCTCCGGGCTGGGTGGTTCGCCCGCCTCGGGCGAGGAGACCCCGGTATGCAGGGTGATCGGCGCGACCGCGACGCCGGAAGTCACCAGATCGAGCACCAGCTGTTGCGTGAACGGTCGTGCTGCGCTGGGCATTTCGGCGCTGCCGGGAATTCGACCGAAGACGGTCGTGTAGTACGACGACGACCAGCGTTGCGGCACATACGAATAGGTGATCGGATAGCCGTGGGTCGCCAGCAGCCAAGTGGGGTCGGCGCTCAGTTCCGCGATCCACAGGCGGCGCGCGCCCGATAGCCATGGTTCGCGCAGGATGGCGGTGGCGCCGTCGGGCAGCTGTATCTCGTTGCCCGCGTGCAGATCACGCGGATAGGGTGTGCGTTCGCGGGTGCGCACCTCCACCACCCAGAGTCCATCGCAGCCGCCGAAGGTGTCCGGTAGGCCGCTGGCCGCCGATTCCGGCACGGCCGCGTCGACGGACGCATTGAGCCAGGTGGACAAATGGAGGACGACCGGCGCACCCTCGAGGGTGCCGTCGACCGCCGCGGCCAGGGTCGCCGAATTGTTCACCACCACAAGGTCACCCGCGCGCAGCTGATGCGGCAGCTCGCGAAATCTGGTGTGGGTGAGTCGATCCGCCGAGACCAGCATCCGGACTTCGTCGCGCGCCAGACCGCGCGCCTCCGGCGGGGCGATGGCATTGCGCTCCGGCGGCAGGACGTCGGGCCATTCGTCGAGCGCTGTCGGCCCACCCGTCACCCGGCCACCACCCCTCATCGAATCGCTTCGCGATCCTGCGCTCATCGGAGGACCTCCGTGGCGAAATCCGCCGCGGTGTAGCGGCCGTTCTTCGGCCGCTCCTCGATCAGTCGCAAGAGCGCGGGCACCACGGTCTCCGGCTCGGGGCGATCGGAGATATCGTCGCCCGGAAACGCCGCCTGATGCATTTCGGTGCGCATATCGCCGGGATCGAAGGCGTAGATCGACGTCTCCGGATGCTCGGCGGCCAGGATCGCGGTGAGCTGATCGAGGGCCGCCTTCGAGGAGCCGTAGCCGCCCCAATCCGGGTATGGTTCGGCACCCGCGTCCGAGCTGATGTTCACCGCGACGCCGTCCACGCCGAGCAGCGGCAGCGCGAACTGCAGCACCGCGAGCGGGGCGATGACATTGGTCCGGTACACCAGCTCGAGTTCGTCGAGCGGATAGTTCGCCAAGCGCGGCATCGGACTGGGCCCGAGTCGGCTGGCGTTGTTTACGACGAGGTCGAGATGGCCGATGCCGCTGGCGATTTCGGCCAGTTCCGCGCGATGGCGCGGGTCGGTGATATCGCCGGGCAGCGTGCGCAGCGCGTCACCGAGTTCGGTGCGCACCCGGTCGAGCCGGTCGGCGCGGCGGGCGGTGCCGATCACCCGCCAGCCGCGCCCGACCAGCGAACGCGTGAGTGCCAGACCGAATCCCGCCGAAGCGCCGGTGATCAAAGCGGTAGCACGGTAAACCATGGTGAACTCCTGATAGTCGCCTATCACCCGATCCTCATACCTGAAGCCAGGTTGAGGTCAAGGAATGTTCACTCTGGGCGCACGAGCTGGCCGATCCCGCTACTCCTCGGCTTCGGCCTCCGCCTCCGCCGGCTCCGGCGTCACCGCCGCCGGGCCCTGCGTCAGCAGCTTCCGGAAGCCGTCCTCGTCGAGGATCGGCACACCGAGTTCCTCCGCCTTGGCGGCCTTGGACCCCGGCGAATCACCGATCACCACGAACGCGGTCTTCTTCGAGACCGATCCCGCGGCCTTACCACCGCGCACCAGGATCGCCTCCTTCGCGCCGTCGCGCGAAAACCCTTCCAGCGAACCGGTAACCACGATCGACAGCCCCTCGAGTGTGCGCTCGATGGATGCGTCGCGTTCATCGGCCATCCGCACACCCGCGGCGCGCCACTTGTCGACGATCGCGCGATGCCAGTCGACGGTGAACCAGTCCACTACCGCGTTCGCGATGGTCGGACCGACCCCGTCGGCGGCGCCGAGTTCCTCGGCCGAGGCTTGCTCGATGCGGTCCATACTGGCGAATTCCGCGGCGAGCGCGCGCGCGGCGGTCGGACCGACGTGCCGGACGGACAGGCCGACCAGCGCTCGCCACAGCGGGCGGTCCTTGGCAGCTCGCAGGTTCTCCAGCAGTCGTTTGCCGTTTGCCGACAGCGTGCCGTCCATATTCGCGTACAGCGAAGTGGTCAGCAGCCGGGCCTCGTCGAGGTCGAACAGATCGCCCTCATCGGTGATCGCGCCCGAACGCAGCAGGTCCACCGCACCCTCGTAGCCGAGCGCCTCGATATCGAAGACGCGACGGCTCGCGATGTAGAACAGCCGCTCGCGCCGCTGCCCCGGGCAGAATTGCCCATTGGGACAGCGGATATCGACGTCGCTCTCCTTCTCCGGCGCCAGCTCCGCATCGCATTCGGGACACTGCGTCGGCATCACGAACTCGCGCTCGTCGCCGGTGCGCGCGTCCACTACCGGACCGAGCACCTCGGGGATGACATCGCCCGCCTTGCGGATGGTGACGGTATCGCCGATCAGCACACCCTTGCGCTTCACCTCGGAGGCGTTGTGCAGCGTGGCGCGCGCGACGGTGGAACCCGCGATGGAGACCGGCTCCATCACCGCGAACGGGGTGACCCGGCCGGTGCGGCCGACGTTCACCTCGATGCCGAGCAGCTTGGTGGTCGCCTCCTCCGGCGGATATTTGTAGGCGATCGCCCAGCGCGGCGCACGCGAGGTAGACCCGAGACGCCGCTGCAGCGCCATCTCGTCGACCTTGATGACCTGACCGTCGATCTCGTGCTCGATATCGTGGCGGTGCTCGCCCCAATATTCGACGCGCTCGATCACCGCGTCGATGCCCTGTACCAGTTTGGTGTGCTCGGAGACCGGCAGACCCCATGCGGCCAGCGCGCGGTAGGCCTCGTGCTGCGAAGTCGGGGTGTATCCCTCGATGCGCCCGAAGCCGTGGCAGATCATCCGCAGCCGACGTCGCGCGGTGACCGCCGGATCCTTCTGCCGCAGCGAGCCCGCCGCGGTATTGCGCGGATTCGCGTACGGCGGCTTGCCCTCGGCCACGATCGCGGCGTTGAGCGTCTCGAAGTCCTCCAGCCGGAAATACACCTCACCGCGTACCTCCAGCAGTTCCGGGACCGGGAACTCGTCGGTCGGGGTGAGCTCGCCGGGGATGTCCTCGATAGTGCGGGCGTTGAGCGTGACATCCTCACCGGTGCGTCCGTCGCCGCGCGTCGCGCCGCGTACCAGCCGCCCGTTCTCGTAGACCAGGTTCAGCGCGACACCGTCGATCTTCACTTCGCACAGATAGTGCAGATTCGACCCGGTCTCGGCCTCCACCCGACTCGCCCAGGTGCGCAGCTCGTCGAAGTCGAACACATTGTCCAGCGACAGCATCCGCTCCAGGTGGTCCACGGCGGTGAAATCCGTCGCGAACCCGCCACCGACCAGTTGCGTGGGCGAATCGGGCGTGCGCAGATCGGGATGCGCCTCTTCCAGAGCCTGCAGTTGCCCCAGCAGCTTGTCGAACTCCCCGTCGGAGATGATCGGCGCGTCCCGTACGTAGTACCGGAACTGGTGCTCCCGAACCTCGTCCGCAAGCCGCTGCCACTCCACCCGCTGCTCCGCCGTGGCCGGGCCCGCCGCAATGTCGCTGTCACTCACCCAACGCACACTAGTCGAGCCCACCGACAGAAAACCGCCACATTCCCGCACGTCGCGGCCGACAAACCGGCAGCGGATCCGGACCGAGATGCGTTGCCCGTTGATCGCACGGATACCAGTCGCGGTCGCCGCCGCGCTTGTGGCTTGGAGTCGTGCCCCGCGTCCAGTCGGACACGGTGAGCAATTCTCGAACGGCGGCGACACCGTCCGAGGTTCAGGAGAAGTCGAGCGATTCGGGTTCTTCGGCGTAGGCGCGGGCTACTTCGGTGGACAGGCGCAGGGCTTGCCGAGCCCATTCCAGCGGAGCACCGGCCAGGCCGCACGCCGGGGCGACCAAGACCTGGGAGGCGAGGGTCGATCGACGCAGACCGAGGCGATCGACCAGGCGGACACCGGGCTCGGCGATATCGCGCCAGGTCGGGGGTTTGACCGGCGGTGTGGTCGGCACCAGGCCGAGTACCACTTGCTTTCCGGCGTCGAGGATTTCACCGATATCGTCCAGGTTGCCGGTGGCGATGGTGGCCAGATCGAAACCGATCGCGGCGGCCGCGCTCCCCCGCAGAAACGACAGCGCGGGCGAATCGGCGCAGCTGTGCACCAGCACGGGGGCGGATTGGGCGGTGATCACCGCGTCCAGGACCGCGAGCGCCTCCGGTTCGGGCACCGCACGAACCGTATCGAGCAGGCTGACGCCGCGTAGCGAACCGTTCAGCACATCGGTCAGCGACGGTTCGTCCAGTTGCAGAACGACTTCCGCACCGAGGCGTTTGCGCACCGCACTCGCATGCTCGGCCAGGCCCTCGGCGAGGGATGCCGAAACATCGCGCACCGCACCGGAATCGGTGAGTACGCGGTGACCGCCGGGGAGTTCGAGCTGGGCCGCCAGGGTCAGCGGACCGGCGGTCTGCAGTTTGACCGTGCGACCAGCCAAACCTGCTGTCTCCCAAGCTTCTTCGAGCGCGTCGAGGTCAGCCCTGAGCAGATCGCGAGCGCGTCGCGAGACCGCACCCGGCCGGGGCGCCAGCCGGTAACCCCGGGTCGTGGTGTCGAATCGCATATCGACCAGCAGCGCCGAGACGCGCCCGATCATGTCCGAACCCGCACCGCGCCCGGGCAATTCGACCAGATGCGGCAGATGCGGCAGCTCGCCGATGACGGTCGCCGCGGCCTCACGCGGATCCGTACCCGGCCATGACCCGACGGCCGTCGCGATCCCACCGGGAATCCGCACTGGTTCCTTCGCCGCGAGTTCGTCCTTGGCGATTTCGCTCACTGCGCTGCCCCTATGCGGGGTTTGCACCCCATGGTGTGGTGGATCCCGGTCTGCACCGGGATGACGAAGAAGGTGAACCGATCTCGCTTGCGCCGCCCGATGTCGGCGGCGCTCACTGCCCGGCGCTCGCGCCCGCGCTACTCACGGAGGACCTATCGCGCGAAGTGCCGTTGATGGTGCCGCTTCCGATTACCTCATCACCCGAGGTATCCGGCCGATACACCACCACGGCCTGGCCGCGGGCCACACCGGTCAGCGGCTCACGCAGCCGCACGATCAATCCGTCGCCGACCGCTTCGGCCACGGCCGGTGCGGTGCCGCCGTGCGCGCGCACCTGCGCGACACATTCGATCGGCCCTTCCGGTGCGGAGCCGGAGGTCCAGATGGCACGGTCGGCATGCACGGTCCACACCTGTAGATCCTCGGCCGAGCCGACCTGGACGGTGCCGGAGTCGGGATCGATACCGGTGACGTAGCGCGGCTTGCCGTCGGCGGCCGGGCCGGGCAGCCCGAGCCCCTTGCGCTGGCCGATGGTGAACCCGTGCACGCCTTCGTGATTCGCCAGTACCTGACCGTCGGCGTCGACCACGGCACCGGGCCGGATACCGATCTTCGCGCCGAGGAACGCCCGGGTATCACCGGAGGGAATGAAGCAGATGTCATGGCTGTCGGGCTTGTTCGCCACCGCGAGCCCGCGCTCAGCGGCCTCCGCGCGGATCTGTGGCTTCGGGGTATCACCCACCGGGAACAGCGCCCGCGACAGCTGCTGCGCGGTCAGCACCGCGAGCACATAGGACTGGTCCTTGTCGGCGTCGACGGCACGCCGCAGCACGCCGTCCTCGAGCCGTGCGTAGTGGCCGGTGGCCACGGCGTCGAAGCCGAGCGCGACCGCGCGATCGGCGAGGGCCGAGAACTTGATCTTCTCATTGCAGCGCAGACACGGGTTCGGCGTCTCGCCCGCGGCATAGGCGGCGACGAAGTCGTCGATCACATCTTCCTTGAAGCGGTCCGCGAAATCCCAGACGTAGAACGGGATTCCGAGCACGTCGGCGGCGCGGCGGGCGTCGCCGGCGTCCTCCTTCGAGCAGCAGCCGCGCGAACCGGTGCGCAGCGTACCCGGTGTCGCGGACAGCGCCAGATGCACGCCGACCACCTCATGGCCCGCGTCGACGGCACGTGCCGCCGCCACTGCCGAATCCACACCACCACTCATCGCGGCGAGTACCCGCATCAGACACCTCCCTTCGCACCGGCCAGACCCGCGGCCCTGGCCCTTTCCACAATCTGGGGTAGCACAGTCAGTACCGCGTCCACATCGGCGCGCGTCGAGGTGTGCCCCAACGAGAACCGTAGCGATCCGCGCGCCTGCCACGGCTGCACGCCCATGGCGATCAGCACATGGCTCGGCGTGGCCACGCCCGCGTTGCAGGCCGACCCGGTCGAACATTCGATCCCGGCCGCGTCCAGCAGCATCAGCAGCGAATCGCCTTCACAGCCGGGGAAGGTGAAATGCACATTGCCCGGCAGTCGCCGCTCGCCGACCGGACCGCTCAGCACCGCATCGGGAACGGCCGCGCGGATGCCCTCGATCAGGTCGTCGCGCAGTGCCGCCAATTCCGATGTGCGCGTGGGCAACTCGGCCACGGTACAGCGCAATGCGGTGGCCAGACCGACGGCCGCCGCGGTATCGGATGTTCCCGAGCGCAGATCGCGCTCGTGCCCGCCGCCGTGCAACAGCGGCACACACGGCACCTGCCTGCCGAGCAGCAGCACACCCACACCGTGCGGCCCGCCGACCTTGTGCCCGGCGAAACTCGCCGCCGAGAGTCCGCTGGCCGCGAAGTCGATCGGCAGCTGGGCGGCGGCCTGGATCGCGTCACTGTGCATCGGCACACCGAATTCCTGTGCCACCGAGGCCAATTCGACAATCGGCGCGATGGTGCCGACTTCGTTGTTGGCCCACATGATGGTCACCAGCGCGACCTCGTCGACATGATCGGCCAGCGCCGCCCGCAGCACCCGCGGCGACACCACGCCGTCGGCATCCACGGGCAGCCAGGTCACCTGCGCGCCCTCGTGCTGTTCCAGCCACTCGACCGCATCGATGACCGCGTGATGTTCGGTCGAACCCGCGATGATCCTGGTCCGGCGCGGCTCGGCGTCGCGGCGGGCCCAGTACACGCCCTTGATCGCCAGATTGTCGCTCTCGGTCCCGCCCGAGGTGAAGATCACCTCCGACGGCCGGGCGCCCAGATCGGCGGCGATCGATTCGCGCGCCTCCTCCAGCAGCCGCCGGGCCGCGCGCCCCGAACCGTGCATTGACGAGGCGTTACCCGCCATCGCGAGGGCAGCGGTCATCGCCTCGATCGCGGCAGGCACCATCGGAGTGGTCGCCGCATGATCGAGGTAAACCGTCTTGGGCGCACCGTGGACCGGACCCGAAAAAGCCGACTTCATGACCGACAAAGCCTATCCCACCGTTGACCTGCGCTTCTTGGGGGTATGCCCCCGCTTTCTACGAATTTTCTACGATTTCGCCTGCGAGTCGTAACCCGCTGACCGCCCTCCGGTATTCCCGCAGGCCCCGCCGCGGGGCTTCCCGAGGTGGAGTGCCTCGTCCCGTTGCCCGTCCACGCCTCGGTCGAAGCAGTCGAAGGGAAAGGCGGCGTCACGGGAGCTGCGCGGATCAGCGCATTGTGGACTACTCCATCGGTCGTGGGCGTGAATCTGCCGATGGTCTCACCGTGGATCTGCCGACATCGTTCCCGCTGATCTGCCGACATTTGCGGGCGATGATCTGCCGCAGCGCGGTGTTGTGGTTGCGGCCGATAGGTATGCGAGCCATTGGGGCACCGGCCTGCCCCATCGACTGGCAGCAGGTGGGTCAGTTGTCGGGTGTTCCGCCCTGTCGCTTCCGGAGTACCTGCATCGCCCAGGTGCACCACCGGATTGTTTCTTCCTCGAACATGCGTCCCCGGACGGCGGTCAGGTAGGGGCCGATCCGTTCCGCGTCGGCCAGGAACGCGTCCTCGTCGTTCCCGCTGAGGCGGGCCAGGACCCGGTCCAGCCGTGCGATCTTGATCTGGGACTGTTCGGCGCGCTGGGCGAGTTGGTCGATCAGCGCGGAGCCATCGGTCACATCGACCGCGTACGCCTTCACCAGCAGGTCATCGCGCAGGAACTGGGGATCACTCGGGGTGGCGGCGAACTCGGCGAGTTCGGCTCGGCCGGCCTCGGTGAGGGACTGGACGCGCTTATTGGGGCGCCCCTGCTGGATGATCTCGCGTCCGCTGACGAGTCCGGCCTGTTCCAGTTTGGTGAGCTCGGCGTAGAGCTGCTGGCGCCGGGCGTGCCAGAACTCGGCCATCCCGACGTCGAAGTTCTTGCTCAGCTCGTACCCGGTGGCCGCGCCGTCGAGCAGGGCTGCCAATACGGCATGCCGCAGTCCCATTCTCCCGCCTCCTCCATTACCTCTTGTCCATTATGCTAGCCATAACGTATATTAGTCATGAATCAGACTAGGCATGTGCATGACTATGCAAGGAGGCTGGCGCATGAACGTCGACCGTTTTCGGAATGGGATGGCCGGTGGTGACCTCGATGCGGTCGTCGCCACCCTGGCGCCGGACATCCGGTTGTTCAGCCCGACGACGCATCTCCCATTCCGTGGAATCGATCAGGTGCGGCCGGTACTCGGCGCCGTCCTGACGGTGCTCGAAGACCTGAGTTATGTGGGGGAATTGGCCGGGGCGGCGGATTCCGGTGGCGCGGTGCACGGTCTGTTGTTCCGCGGCCGGGTCGCCGACCGCGAATTTCACGGGCTCGATCTGCTCGAGCTCGACGGCACCGGGAGCATCGCGACGCTGACGATCATGGTGCGCCCGCTGTCCGGGCTCACCGCGCTGAAGGACGCGATGACCTCGGCGCTCGCCACCGGTCGTGTTCGATGAGGATCGGATATCACCTCGGCTACTGGTCATCGGCACCGCCGGCGCGGGCGTTGGAGACGGTGCGCGCAGCGGAGGCGCTGGGCTTCGACTCGTTATGGACAGCCGAGGCCTACGGCTCGGATGCGCTGACACCGCTCGCCTGGTGGGGTGCGTCGACGAGCCGGATCCGTCTCGCCACGAACGTGGTGCAGATTTCCGCGCGTACTCCCACCGCCACCGCCATGGCGGCGATGACGCTGGACCACCTGTCGGGCGGCCGATTCACGCTCGGACTCGGCGTGTCCGGGCCGCAGGTTGTGGAAGGCTGGTATGGACAGGCATATCCGCGGCCGTTGGCGCGGACCCGGGAGTTCATCCGGATCGTGCGCGAAGTCATCGCCCGGGAGCATCCCGTCGAGCACGACGGCCAGTTCTATCAGCTGCCCGATCAGCATGGCAGCGGCCTCGGGAAGCCGCTGCGGTCTACGCTGCATCCCCTGCGGCGAGACCTGCCGATCCTGCTGGGTGCGGAAGGCCCGAAGAACGTCGCGCTGGCCGCGGAGATCGCCGATGGCTGGCTGCCCCTGTTCTTTTCCCCACGCAGTGACGGTTTCTATCGTGCTGCACTCGCGGAGGGGTTCGGTCGGCCCGGTGCGCGTCGCCGCCCCGACGATTTCGAGGTGGCCGCGTCGGTGCCGATGATTGTCGACGACGACGTGGAAAAGGCCGCCGACCAGGTCCGCCCGCAGTTGGCGCTCTATATCGGTGGGATGGGTGCGCGCAGTGTCAATTTCCACCTCGATGTCTTCGCCCGCATGGGCTGGGAGGAGGT is part of the Nocardia sp. NBC_00565 genome and encodes:
- a CDS encoding AAA family ATPase is translated as MLRSFQVTNHRSLAERQDLRLSRGSGPVAVPVTAVHGASGAGKTSLIDALDQMRDAVLNSVTGWDPYAGPVRAPHRGFPDRPSEFMASFVAEGVPYTYGFRLDNADVTAEWLYTHPRSRKRIVFERNGEQIKIGPMFEAARYGIAALLPLVRPNALLLSLAGQMYAEALVPAYRWFSSMLEVQHGAADATAVAHRLGSHLSASPDHAVRLLMLLRTAELGITDLLIAEPDPMYADYLRELDADIAGTAKQVELCATTPGHADQLLRDNGITEVMLERELSNLQAARDALYTRMVDRRGVGLGLVHSGIDSAFDIADESTATLSMLRLLPTMLDALDSGRVLAIDDIGTHLPVEETDRLIQLFQNPETNSHGAQLIFTTNNRALIDRANGRSQRTRTAVWQIRRTEHGTSELAAL
- a CDS encoding S-adenosylmethionine:tRNA ribosyltransferase-isomerase, whose protein sequence is MRGGGRVTGGPTALDEWPDVLPPERNAIAPPEARGLARDEVRMLVSADRLTHTRFRELPHQLRAGDLVVVNNSATLAAAVDGTLEGAPVVLHLSTWLNASVDAAVPESAASGLPDTFGGCDGLWVVEVRTRERTPYPRDLHAGNEIQLPDGATAILREPWLSGARRLWIAELSADPTWLLATHGYPITYSYVPQRWSSSYYTTVFGRIPGSAEMPSAARPFTQQLVLDLVTSGVAVAPITLHTGVSSPEAGEPPSPERFAIPASTARLVNDTRVAGGRIIAVGTTVTRALETTADHAGIVHPARGWTELVLGPHRPARVVDAIITGWHAPGASHLDLLVAVAGEATVHEAYATALDTGYLWHEFGDSALLFGPGIRRA
- a CDS encoding SDR family NAD(P)-dependent oxidoreductase; protein product: MVYRATALITGASAGFGLALTRSLVGRGWRVIGTARRADRLDRVRTELGDALRTLPGDITDPRHRAELAEIASGIGHLDLVVNNASRLGPSPMPRLANYPLDELELVYRTNVIAPLAVLQFALPLLGVDGVAVNISSDAGAEPYPDWGGYGSSKAALDQLTAILAAEHPETSIYAFDPGDMRTEMHQAAFPGDDISDRPEPETVVPALLRLIEERPKNGRYTAADFATEVLR
- the ligA gene encoding NAD-dependent DNA ligase LigA, with product MSDSDIAAGPATAEQRVEWQRLADEVREHQFRYYVRDAPIISDGEFDKLLGQLQALEEAHPDLRTPDSPTQLVGGGFATDFTAVDHLERMLSLDNVFDFDELRTWASRVEAETGSNLHYLCEVKIDGVALNLVYENGRLVRGATRGDGRTGEDVTLNARTIEDIPGELTPTDEFPVPELLEVRGEVYFRLEDFETLNAAIVAEGKPPYANPRNTAAGSLRQKDPAVTARRRLRMICHGFGRIEGYTPTSQHEAYRALAAWGLPVSEHTKLVQGIDAVIERVEYWGEHRHDIEHEIDGQVIKVDEMALQRRLGSTSRAPRWAIAYKYPPEEATTKLLGIEVNVGRTGRVTPFAVMEPVSIAGSTVARATLHNASEVKRKGVLIGDTVTIRKAGDVIPEVLGPVVDARTGDEREFVMPTQCPECDAELAPEKESDVDIRCPNGQFCPGQRRERLFYIASRRVFDIEALGYEGAVDLLRSGAITDEGDLFDLDEARLLTTSLYANMDGTLSANGKRLLENLRAAKDRPLWRALVGLSVRHVGPTAARALAAEFASMDRIEQASAEELGAADGVGPTIANAVVDWFTVDWHRAIVDKWRAAGVRMADERDASIERTLEGLSIVVTGSLEGFSRDGAKEAILVRGGKAAGSVSKKTAFVVIGDSPGSKAAKAEELGVPILDEDGFRKLLTQGPAAVTPEPAEAEAEAEE
- a CDS encoding methionine synthase, whose protein sequence is MSEIAKDELAAKEPVRIPGGIATAVGSWPGTDPREAAATVIGELPHLPHLVELPGRGAGSDMIGRVSALLVDMRFDTTTRGYRLAPRPGAVSRRARDLLRADLDALEEAWETAGLAGRTVKLQTAGPLTLAAQLELPGGHRVLTDSGAVRDVSASLAEGLAEHASAVRKRLGAEVVLQLDEPSLTDVLNGSLRGVSLLDTVRAVPEPEALAVLDAVITAQSAPVLVHSCADSPALSFLRGSAAAAIGFDLATIATGNLDDIGEILDAGKQVVLGLVPTTPPVKPPTWRDIAEPGVRLVDRLGLRRSTLASQVLVAPACGLAGAPLEWARQALRLSTEVARAYAEEPESLDFS
- the mnmA gene encoding tRNA 2-thiouridine(34) synthase MnmA; this encodes MRVLAAMSGGVDSAVAAARAVDAGHEVVGVHLALSATPGTLRTGSRGCCSKEDAGDARRAADVLGIPFYVWDFADRFKEDVIDDFVAAYAAGETPNPCLRCNEKIKFSALADRAVALGFDAVATGHYARLEDGVLRRAVDADKDQSYVLAVLTAQQLSRALFPVGDTPKPQIRAEAAERGLAVANKPDSHDICFIPSGDTRAFLGAKIGIRPGAVVDADGQVLANHEGVHGFTIGQRKGLGLPGPAADGKPRYVTGIDPDSGTVQVGSAEDLQVWTVHADRAIWTSGSAPEGPIECVAQVRAHGGTAPAVAEAVGDGLIVRLREPLTGVARGQAVVVYRPDTSGDEVIGSGTINGTSRDRSSVSSAGASAGQ
- a CDS encoding cysteine desulfurase family protein — protein: MKSAFSGPVHGAPKTVYLDHAATTPMVPAAIEAMTAALAMAGNASSMHGSGRAARRLLEEARESIAADLGARPSEVIFTSGGTESDNLAIKGVYWARRDAEPRRTRIIAGSTEHHAVIDAVEWLEQHEGAQVTWLPVDADGVVSPRVLRAALADHVDEVALVTIMWANNEVGTIAPIVELASVAQEFGVPMHSDAIQAAAQLPIDFAASGLSAASFAGHKVGGPHGVGVLLLGRQVPCVPLLHGGGHERDLRSGTSDTAAAVGLATALRCTVAELPTRTSELAALRDDLIEGIRAAVPDAVLSGPVGERRLPGNVHFTFPGCEGDSLLMLLDAAGIECSTGSACNAGVATPSHVLIAMGVQPWQARGSLRFSLGHTSTRADVDAVLTVLPQIVERARAAGLAGAKGGV
- a CDS encoding PadR family transcriptional regulator — encoded protein: MGLRHAVLAALLDGAATGYELSKNFDVGMAEFWHARRQQLYAELTKLEQAGLVSGREIIQQGRPNKRVQSLTEAGRAELAEFAATPSDPQFLRDDLLVKAYAVDVTDGSALIDQLAQRAEQSQIKIARLDRVLARLSGNDEDAFLADAERIGPYLTAVRGRMFEEETIRWCTWAMQVLRKRQGGTPDN
- a CDS encoding nuclear transport factor 2 family protein, whose product is MNVDRFRNGMAGGDLDAVVATLAPDIRLFSPTTHLPFRGIDQVRPVLGAVLTVLEDLSYVGELAGAADSGGAVHGLLFRGRVADREFHGLDLLELDGTGSIATLTIMVRPLSGLTALKDAMTSALATGRVR